A genome region from Jeongeupia sp. HS-3 includes the following:
- a CDS encoding ABC transporter permease, which yields MNKPVSLPWPIQWPAWRIALPWSSLSVPLLLLLGWAALVGSGWISPQLLPSPLAVADAGIALWQDGELQGHLDVSLTRLAIGFSLGALGGLVFGAAMAVSRNVEDYAGGLFHLFRHIPTIALIPPFILAFGVGETFKILIVVKGVFFPVAIAAHDAVRNIPAGYFEVARLYKLSRTATVFHLLIPATLPSILTGLRIGLDRSWMLLVVAEQIAAENGIGQMMEMARQIFRIDIVMLGVVLTGVIGFALDRSVRQLETLTLRWKR from the coding sequence ATGAACAAACCGGTTTCCTTGCCGTGGCCGATTCAGTGGCCGGCCTGGCGGATTGCGCTGCCGTGGTCGTCGCTGAGCGTGCCGCTGCTGTTGCTGCTCGGCTGGGCGGCGCTGGTCGGCAGCGGCTGGATTTCGCCGCAACTGCTGCCGTCGCCGCTGGCCGTGGCCGACGCCGGCATCGCGCTGTGGCAGGACGGCGAGCTGCAGGGGCATCTGGACGTGAGCCTGACCCGGCTGGCGATCGGCTTCTCGCTCGGCGCGCTCGGCGGCCTCGTCTTCGGCGCCGCGATGGCGGTGTCGCGCAATGTCGAGGATTACGCCGGCGGGCTGTTCCACCTGTTCCGGCACATCCCGACGATCGCGCTGATTCCGCCCTTCATCCTTGCCTTCGGCGTCGGTGAAACCTTCAAGATCCTCATCGTCGTGAAGGGCGTGTTTTTCCCGGTGGCGATCGCCGCGCACGATGCGGTGCGGAACATTCCGGCCGGCTATTTCGAAGTCGCCCGGCTCTACAAGCTGTCGCGTACGGCCACCGTGTTCCACCTGCTGATCCCGGCCACGCTGCCATCGATCCTGACCGGCCTGCGCATCGGCCTCGACCGCTCGTGGATGCTGCTCGTCGTCGCCGAACAGATCGCCGCCGAGAACGGCATCGGCCAGATGATGGAAATGGCGCGGCAGATCTTCCGCATCGACATCGTCATGCTCGGCGTCGTACTGACCGGCGTGATCGGCTTCGCGCTCGACCGCAGCGTGCGCCAGCTCGAAACGCTGACCCTGCGCTGGAAGCGCTGA
- a CDS encoding LLM class flavin-dependent oxidoreductase yields MSLDFLWRLPQHGDGRRAHDLHTRGEWNRQTGSRVAPKVDNDDFGYIDYLAQVARAAEINGFHGALIPIFRMTEEPWVVAAALARETRRLRLLIALQPHFIQPAYAAQMSASLQRISRGRVEWNVISGGDPVAQRGYGDFSAHDERYARTEEFLDVVRGVSAGAPFDYDGKHYRVEGGGLLHPLDAQPVPQIYLAGASDAAMRVAGKHGDIHLTWGEPLAKQQEVIDKTCRTLDALGIEREIRFGMRIDVLARETEEQAWAELRQMYATVSDTTRGFGFGGQRGKSESVGAARQQALHGGSQHFDDLTVGPNIWAGMSQIRGGPGCVLVGSHEQVAERLAEYVDIGVSSFILASNPHLEEAYRVGEEVLPLVAQAARRSVATTPLAAVA; encoded by the coding sequence ATGTCCCTCGATTTTCTCTGGCGTCTTCCGCAACACGGCGACGGCCGCCGTGCCCATGATCTGCACACCCGTGGCGAATGGAACCGCCAGACCGGCTCGCGCGTTGCGCCCAAGGTCGACAACGACGATTTCGGCTACATCGACTATCTGGCGCAAGTGGCGCGCGCGGCCGAGATCAACGGTTTTCACGGCGCGCTGATCCCGATCTTCCGCATGACCGAGGAACCGTGGGTCGTCGCCGCGGCACTGGCGCGTGAAACCCGCCGCCTGCGGCTGCTGATCGCGCTGCAACCGCACTTCATCCAGCCCGCCTACGCGGCACAGATGTCGGCCAGCCTGCAGCGCATTTCGCGCGGCCGGGTCGAGTGGAATGTGATCAGCGGCGGCGATCCGGTCGCCCAGCGCGGCTACGGCGATTTCAGCGCGCATGACGAGCGCTATGCGCGCACCGAGGAATTCCTCGACGTCGTCCGCGGCGTCAGTGCCGGCGCGCCGTTCGATTACGACGGCAAGCACTATCGCGTCGAAGGCGGCGGCCTGCTGCATCCGCTGGACGCCCAGCCGGTGCCGCAGATCTATCTGGCCGGCGCCAGCGACGCGGCGATGCGTGTGGCCGGCAAGCATGGCGATATCCATCTGACCTGGGGCGAGCCGCTGGCGAAGCAGCAGGAAGTGATCGACAAGACCTGCCGGACGCTCGACGCGCTCGGCATCGAACGCGAGATCCGTTTCGGCATGCGTATCGACGTGCTGGCGCGCGAAACCGAGGAACAGGCGTGGGCCGAGCTGCGGCAGATGTACGCGACGGTGAGCGACACGACGCGCGGTTTCGGCTTCGGTGGCCAGCGCGGCAAGTCCGAGTCGGTCGGCGCGGCGCGGCAGCAGGCGCTGCACGGCGGCAGCCAGCATTTCGACGATCTGACCGTCGGCCCCAATATCTGGGCCGGGATGTCGCAGATTCGCGGTGGCCCCGGTTGCGTGCTGGTCGGCAGCCACGAGCAGGTGGCCGAGCGGCTGGCCGAGTATGTCGATATCGGCGTCAGCTCCTTCATCCTCGCCAGCAATCCGCACCTCGAAGAGGCCTACCGCGTCGGCGAGGAAGTGCTGCCGCTGGTCGCGCAGGCGGCCCGGCGCAGCGTGGCGACTACACCGCTGGCTGCAGTGGCCTAG
- a CDS encoding ABC transporter permease: MTLSESSRRRLKPLLLPVLLLIVWQWLSGQGQAYAMVFVPASQMLAGIAELVRSGELWHALSASLARMALGLAIGVGSGFVLAVLTVSSRPLDRVLTPVLNAVRQVPLLGWAPLLGLWLGNGEPAKLFVIGMAAFFPTLLGAHEGLSGVDRRYRELAAISKLSPWRAFADVTLPAASPSVLTGVSQSLAVAWMAAIGTELLFAAGPGLGTLMFTAETGARMDIVLVCVAVIGALGYTLSRGFERLAHWLLRWRC; encoded by the coding sequence ATGACCCTTTCCGAATCAAGCCGCCGCAGGCTCAAACCGCTGTTGCTGCCGGTGCTGCTGCTGATCGTCTGGCAGTGGCTGTCGGGGCAGGGGCAGGCCTATGCGATGGTGTTCGTGCCGGCATCGCAGATGCTGGCCGGGATAGCCGAACTCGTCCGCAGCGGCGAGCTCTGGCACGCGCTCAGCGCCAGCCTCGCGCGGATGGCGCTGGGGCTGGCGATCGGCGTGGGGTCGGGCTTCGTGCTGGCGGTGCTGACCGTGTCGTCGCGGCCGCTGGACCGGGTGCTGACGCCGGTGCTGAACGCCGTGCGACAGGTGCCGCTGCTGGGCTGGGCGCCGTTGCTGGGGCTGTGGCTCGGCAACGGCGAGCCGGCCAAGCTCTTCGTCATCGGCATGGCGGCCTTTTTCCCGACCCTGCTCGGCGCGCATGAAGGGCTGAGCGGCGTCGACCGGCGCTACCGCGAGCTGGCGGCGATCTCGAAGCTGTCGCCGTGGCGCGCCTTTGCCGACGTCACGCTGCCGGCGGCCAGCCCGAGCGTACTCACCGGCGTTTCGCAGTCGCTGGCCGTGGCATGGATGGCCGCGATCGGTACCGAGCTGCTGTTCGCCGCCGGCCCGGGGCTGGGCACGCTGATGTTCACCGCCGAGACCGGTGCCCGCATGGACATCGTGCTGGTCTGCGTCGCGGTGATCGGCGCGCTCGGCTACACGCTGAGCCGCGGTTTCGAGCGGCTGGCGCACTGGCTGCTGCGCTGGCGTTGCTGA
- a CDS encoding MotA/TolQ/ExbB proton channel family protein: MSEFLTTLIVDGTLWALGVFSVLTWSLILLKGWQHWRVARQDRAYAKAFWSAASLEQAAALTDAAGPQSRLAATGFAALRGSDGSVHDLEHSWDRQELLERHLRQQIHKERRTLESGLAVLASIGSTAPFVGLFGTVFGIIHALGAISHAASASIDIVAGPIGEALIATGVGIAVAVPAVLAYNFFLRRLKLAGADFDDFATDFVNLAQQNGFRIRPAANPSAVIRGVPFKEVAA, translated from the coding sequence ATGTCCGAATTCCTGACCACCCTGATCGTTGACGGCACCCTGTGGGCGCTCGGCGTTTTTTCGGTGCTGACCTGGTCGCTGATCCTGCTCAAGGGCTGGCAGCACTGGCGCGTGGCGCGGCAGGACCGTGCCTACGCCAAGGCCTTCTGGTCGGCGGCCAGCCTTGAACAGGCGGCCGCGCTGACCGACGCGGCCGGCCCGCAGTCCCGGCTTGCCGCGACCGGCTTTGCCGCGCTGCGCGGCAGCGACGGCAGCGTGCACGATCTCGAACACAGCTGGGACAGGCAGGAGCTGCTCGAACGCCATTTGCGCCAGCAGATCCACAAGGAGCGCCGCACGCTTGAAAGCGGGCTCGCGGTGCTGGCGTCGATCGGTTCGACCGCGCCGTTCGTGGGGCTCTTTGGCACCGTGTTCGGCATCATCCATGCGCTCGGCGCGATCAGCCATGCGGCGTCGGCCAGCATCGACATCGTCGCCGGCCCGATCGGCGAGGCGCTGATCGCCACCGGCGTCGGCATCGCCGTCGCCGTGCCGGCGGTGCTCGCCTACAACTTCTTCCTGCGTCGCCTCAAGCTCGCCGGCGCCGATTTCGACGACTTCGCCACCGATTTCGTCAACCTCGCGCAGCAGAACGGCTTCCGCATCCGGCCGGCGGCGAATCCGTCGGCGGTGATCCGTGGCGTGCCGTTCAAGGAGGTTGCAGCCTGA
- a CDS encoding MFS transporter — MSAARDAGVPPCGFLLHFVLLAMLSGATIGTAKLVTTFYALHLGADAAQVGFISAMESLGMVLVTVPAGFLIARFGARRVYFIASLGPLLLNLLIPFTSVWYAIALTQLLIGLCIPFRIVSMNSAFLEHLKHAGSSRAGWYRAALVVGIGLCGPAVADLLGARLGNTGIFAVVAASFAVMAVYGHAFLPEARPVAPPEAGPATGMLAGLRDMLRSPEIGNSCLIEVLAGATNALYGTFIMVVAIQSLHMSRAEALQLVMVQGAASVLWLMGLGRVVSRLSERQVYPFSVAAASGGLMLLGTGQGFAALAAGAVLMSLGAAMIHLLNMTQLSRHSMDKSRISGLFNLASMAGAFAGAMAGSLLNRWMPVQHVFLAWIPMVLLTTLACRVHAGRHAGRAALNAAGA, encoded by the coding sequence ATGAGTGCTGCCCGCGACGCCGGCGTGCCTCCGTGCGGTTTCCTGCTGCATTTCGTACTGCTGGCGATGCTCAGCGGCGCGACCATCGGCACGGCCAAACTGGTCACGACCTTCTATGCGCTGCATCTGGGCGCCGATGCGGCGCAGGTCGGCTTCATCTCGGCGATGGAATCGCTGGGCATGGTGCTGGTGACGGTGCCGGCGGGTTTCCTGATCGCCCGCTTCGGCGCGCGGCGGGTGTATTTCATCGCCAGTCTGGGGCCGCTGCTGCTGAACCTGCTGATTCCGTTCACCAGCGTCTGGTACGCGATCGCGCTGACGCAATTGCTGATCGGCCTGTGCATCCCGTTCCGTATCGTCTCGATGAACAGCGCTTTTCTCGAACACCTGAAACACGCCGGCAGCAGCCGGGCCGGCTGGTACAGGGCGGCGCTGGTGGTCGGCATCGGCCTGTGCGGGCCGGCGGTCGCCGATCTGCTCGGCGCACGGCTGGGCAATACCGGCATTTTCGCCGTCGTCGCCGCCAGCTTTGCCGTGATGGCGGTGTACGGCCACGCCTTTCTGCCCGAAGCGCGGCCGGTGGCGCCACCTGAGGCCGGCCCGGCGACGGGCATGCTGGCCGGCCTGCGCGACATGCTCCGCAGTCCGGAGATCGGCAACAGTTGCCTGATCGAGGTGCTGGCGGGCGCGACCAATGCGCTGTACGGCACCTTCATCATGGTGGTGGCGATCCAGTCGCTGCACATGAGCCGTGCCGAGGCGCTGCAACTGGTGATGGTGCAGGGCGCGGCATCGGTGCTCTGGCTGATGGGGCTGGGGCGCGTGGTGTCGCGGCTGAGCGAGCGTCAGGTCTATCCCTTCAGCGTGGCCGCGGCCAGCGGCGGGCTGATGCTGCTCGGTACCGGGCAGGGTTTCGCCGCGCTGGCCGCCGGTGCGGTGCTGATGAGCTTGGGCGCGGCAATGATCCACCTGCTGAACATGACCCAGCTCAGCCGCCACAGCATGGACAAGAGCCGCATCTCCGGGCTGTTCAATCTGGCGTCGATGGCCGGCGCATTCGCCGGTGCGATGGCCGGCAGCCTGCTGAACCGCTGGATGCCCGTCCAGCATGTCTTCCTCGCATGGATTCCGATGGTGTTGCTGACGACGCTGGCGTGCCGCGTGCACGCCGGCCGCCATGCCGGACGTGCCGCGCTGAACGCGGCGGGAGCATGA
- a CDS encoding class II aldolase/adducin family protein: MSDNQPTTSKLELAEFVAQAQRDFEQASRVLRDTRTLSATNTFQAITRVPGQAALVVQSAPGPWDEKGAEPAVIRIDGTPVSGNGRQGAGGARYGRIFAQRPEINTVIHVHTPYLGGWASAHRVLPIRYAPAQRVTLAREIPVYIDRRPAEASFILDRIAENPHTPAILEANGGATFWGKSILAVSQYILLLEEAAYFQGLAEQLGGGKEFGPGVLEQQWRMGGLYPAAA; encoded by the coding sequence ATGTCTGACAATCAGCCCACCACCTCGAAACTCGAACTCGCCGAATTCGTCGCGCAGGCGCAGCGCGATTTCGAGCAGGCCAGCCGCGTGCTGCGCGACACCCGCACGCTGTCGGCAACGAACACCTTCCAGGCGATCACCCGCGTGCCCGGGCAGGCTGCGCTGGTGGTGCAGTCGGCGCCGGGGCCGTGGGACGAGAAGGGCGCCGAGCCGGCGGTGATCCGCATCGACGGCACGCCGGTGTCGGGCAACGGCCGGCAGGGCGCAGGTGGCGCCCGCTACGGCCGGATCTTCGCGCAGCGCCCGGAGATCAATACCGTCATCCACGTGCACACGCCGTATCTGGGCGGCTGGGCCAGCGCCCACCGGGTGTTGCCGATCCGCTATGCGCCGGCGCAACGGGTGACGCTGGCGCGCGAGATTCCGGTCTACATCGACCGCCGCCCGGCCGAGGCGAGCTTCATCCTCGACCGGATCGCTGAGAACCCGCATACGCCGGCCATTCTCGAAGCCAACGGCGGCGCAACATTCTGGGGCAAGAGCATCCTCGCCGTGTCGCAGTACATCCTGCTGCTCGAAGAAGCCGCCTACTTCCAGGGGCTGGCCGAGCAGCTCGGCGGCGGCAAGGAATTCGGCCCCGGCGTGCTCGAACAGCAGTGGCGCATGGGTGGCTTGTACCCGGCAGCGGCCTGA
- a CDS encoding energy transducer TonB, whose amino-acid sequence MTTAELSWGRSPRRAVLRNAVARPVAASRPVAPATIVPADEPSSPYRLWLALALLIAAVHWGGAALLSGSPKPAPAVIPAKVPPIRIELARPLPQAVKPSPQAAEPLPQAVKPPPQVAKPRPPEPQAAKPAKAATATARPVAAPNATAVAPVADTVAVSREPAPAAAPAPASETVTEANGSTAYLHNPAPDYPPMAMSQGWEGKVLLRVFVLANGSADRIEIKQSSGRKMLDDAAIKAVKRWVFVPSKRGGTPLDGWAVVPIEFKLAN is encoded by the coding sequence ATGACGACCGCCGAACTGTCGTGGGGGCGTAGCCCGCGCCGCGCCGTATTGCGAAATGCGGTGGCGCGACCTGTGGCGGCGAGCCGGCCGGTGGCGCCGGCCACGATTGTGCCGGCGGACGAACCGTCGTCGCCGTACCGGCTCTGGCTGGCGCTGGCCTTGCTGATCGCCGCTGTGCACTGGGGCGGCGCGGCCTTGTTGTCGGGTTCGCCGAAACCGGCGCCCGCCGTGATCCCGGCCAAGGTGCCGCCGATCCGGATCGAACTGGCGCGACCGCTGCCGCAGGCAGTCAAGCCAAGCCCGCAGGCGGCCGAACCACTCCCGCAGGCGGTCAAGCCTCCGCCGCAAGTGGCCAAACCGCGCCCGCCCGAGCCGCAGGCGGCGAAGCCGGCGAAAGCCGCGACGGCGACAGCCCGCCCGGTCGCCGCACCGAACGCCACGGCGGTCGCACCCGTGGCCGACACCGTCGCCGTCAGCCGCGAGCCGGCTCCGGCCGCCGCGCCCGCGCCGGCTTCCGAGACGGTCACCGAAGCCAACGGTTCGACCGCCTATTTGCACAACCCGGCGCCCGATTACCCGCCGATGGCGATGAGCCAGGGCTGGGAAGGCAAGGTGCTGCTGCGGGTGTTCGTGCTCGCCAACGGCAGCGCCGACCGCATCGAGATCAAGCAGTCGAGCGGCCGGAAGATGCTCGACGACGCGGCGATCAAGGCCGTGAAGCGCTGGGTCTTCGTGCCGAGCAAGCGCGGCGGCACGCCGCTCGACGGCTGGGCCGTCGTTCCCATCGAATTCAAACTCGCCAACTAA
- a CDS encoding ABC transporter substrate-binding protein produces MSIDTLWYTRCPVPTPLGIAFQQGWLQDAFRPDGITVRSLQDTADPALRESHFDHTLAHSFRQGGNIPAIWARARGATTRVIGLSWTDEFQGIVTLPGSGIADITGLRGRRLGLPKHAISIDFTRAAALKGYESALALEAIGLHEVELVDLRDPPPDEQGDQPLYPSPFGGGRRHGYLNEVQALLRGEVDAVFVKGVLGLQTVHMLGAHVVTDLGRHPDPLVRNGNGTPRTLTVDQALIDARPDLIARFLGQVVAAGEWALAHPHDAVAYIGRETDASDEWVRYAYGRNVHTQLQTDLAATSIAGLKTFKDFLLRHGFLTADVDIDAWIDPAPLAALSERTRRIFA; encoded by the coding sequence ATGAGTATCGATACGCTCTGGTACACCCGCTGCCCGGTGCCGACGCCGCTGGGTATCGCCTTCCAGCAAGGCTGGTTGCAGGACGCTTTCCGGCCCGACGGCATCACCGTGCGCTCGCTGCAGGACACCGCCGATCCCGCGCTGCGCGAATCGCACTTCGATCACACGCTGGCGCACTCGTTCCGCCAGGGCGGCAACATCCCGGCGATCTGGGCCCGTGCGCGCGGTGCGACCACGCGGGTGATCGGCCTGTCGTGGACCGACGAATTCCAGGGCATCGTCACGCTGCCGGGCAGCGGGATTGCGGACATCACCGGGCTGCGCGGCCGCCGGCTCGGCCTGCCGAAGCACGCGATCAGCATCGATTTCACCCGCGCTGCCGCACTCAAGGGCTACGAGAGCGCGCTGGCGCTCGAAGCGATCGGCCTGCACGAGGTCGAGCTGGTCGACCTGCGCGACCCGCCGCCGGACGAGCAGGGCGACCAGCCGCTGTATCCGAGTCCCTTCGGCGGCGGCCGTCGCCACGGTTATCTGAACGAGGTGCAGGCGCTGCTGCGCGGCGAGGTCGACGCGGTCTTCGTCAAGGGCGTGCTCGGCCTGCAGACGGTGCACATGCTCGGCGCCCACGTCGTCACCGACCTCGGCCGGCATCCCGATCCGCTGGTGCGCAACGGCAACGGTACGCCGCGCACGCTGACGGTCGACCAGGCGCTGATCGATGCCCGGCCGGATTTGATCGCGCGCTTTCTCGGCCAGGTGGTTGCCGCCGGCGAGTGGGCGCTGGCGCATCCGCATGACGCCGTCGCCTACATCGGCCGCGAAACCGATGCGTCGGACGAATGGGTGCGCTACGCCTACGGCCGCAACGTGCATACGCAGCTGCAGACCGATCTGGCCGCGACGTCGATTGCCGGGCTGAAGACCTTCAAGGACTTCCTGTTGCGGCACGGCTTTCTCACCGCCGACGTCGACATTGACGCGTGGATAGACCCGGCGCCGCTGGCCGCGCTGAGCGAACGCACGCGGCGGATTTTTGCATGA
- a CDS encoding biopolymer transporter ExbD, which yields MAISTSSQGDEVLSEMNITPLVDVMLVLLVAFIITAPLLNNAVHINLPKTATTAAPAPEKAVTVSIDAQQRVFIDKREVKAEALEAELSALKRGAADLSLHLQADEGVAYRHVAKAIASIERAGITRLSVLTQPGG from the coding sequence ATGGCCATCTCCACTTCCAGCCAGGGCGATGAAGTCCTCAGCGAAATGAACATCACGCCGCTGGTCGACGTGATGCTGGTGCTGCTCGTCGCCTTCATCATCACCGCGCCGCTGCTGAACAACGCGGTCCACATCAACCTGCCCAAGACCGCAACCACCGCCGCGCCGGCGCCGGAAAAAGCCGTCACCGTCAGCATCGATGCGCAGCAGCGCGTGTTCATCGACAAGCGCGAGGTGAAGGCCGAGGCGCTCGAAGCCGAACTGAGCGCGCTCAAGCGCGGCGCCGCCGACCTCAGCCTGCACCTGCAGGCCGACGAGGGCGTCGCCTACCGCCATGTCGCCAAGGCGATCGCCAGCATCGAGCGTGCCGGCATCACCCGGCTGTCGGTGCTGACCCAGCCGGGCGGCTGA
- a CDS encoding methylated-DNA--[protein]-cysteine S-methyltransferase, with protein sequence MSYQYAYIDSPLGKLKLVADDAALVAILWENDKPGRVPLGAMTEDREQPVLIETTRQLGEYFDGRRTRFEIALSFSGTAFQQQVWAALLTIPFGETRSYLDIARQIGNVRAVRAVGAANGRNPISIIAPCHRVVGASGQLTGFAGGLQAKRMLLALEAGGGLFDTAD encoded by the coding sequence ATGTCGTACCAGTATGCGTACATCGACTCGCCGCTCGGCAAGCTCAAGCTCGTTGCCGACGACGCGGCCCTCGTTGCCATCCTGTGGGAGAACGACAAGCCCGGACGGGTGCCGCTCGGCGCAATGACCGAGGACCGCGAGCAACCGGTGCTGATCGAAACAACGCGCCAGCTCGGCGAATACTTCGACGGCCGGCGCACCCGTTTCGAGATTGCGCTGTCGTTCAGCGGTACCGCCTTCCAGCAGCAGGTCTGGGCGGCGCTGCTGACGATTCCATTCGGCGAAACGCGCAGCTATCTGGACATCGCCAGACAGATCGGCAACGTCAGGGCCGTGCGTGCCGTCGGCGCGGCCAACGGCCGGAACCCGATTTCGATCATCGCGCCGTGTCACCGGGTCGTCGGCGCATCGGGGCAGCTGACCGGCTTTGCCGGCGGGCTGCAGGCCAAACGGATGCTGCTGGCGCTGGAAGCCGGCGGCGGATTGTTCGACACCGCCGACTGA
- a CDS encoding PhnD/SsuA/transferrin family substrate-binding protein, with product MKRKPLLTALLAVLITTLSPLASAADAVREVRISTISYASNGKTSYSGTSGLIAQQGDLEKALAKRGVKLTWVPVSTAAVGPQINEAFANRRIDFAGYGDLPSVIANASGIRTKLLVPGGTSTTYLVVPTGSSVKSIADLKGKRIALHRSRPWEFPFLQLAQANRLGPNDFKLVNLNPQAGAAALSSGSVDAFFTLSDAWLLVDKGVGKVIWNSKQSPESWQMRAELWGASDFVAANPEVTQLVVDAYVKAAHWASLEQNRDAYIRLQAASGLPESVIKRDYDGDATAWKQRASPLFTDALAAHYRDEARYAKGAKLIGKDVDMPATFEPRFVNAALKSLGLTQFWADTKVARQ from the coding sequence ATGAAGCGCAAACCGCTGTTGACCGCCTTGCTGGCGGTACTGATCACCACGCTCTCGCCACTGGCCAGCGCCGCCGACGCCGTGCGCGAGGTGCGCATTTCGACGATTTCCTACGCCAGCAACGGCAAGACCAGTTACTCGGGCACATCCGGGCTGATCGCGCAGCAGGGCGATCTCGAAAAGGCGCTGGCCAAACGCGGCGTCAAGCTGACCTGGGTGCCGGTGTCCACGGCTGCGGTCGGGCCGCAGATCAACGAGGCCTTCGCCAACCGGCGGATCGATTTCGCCGGTTATGGCGATCTGCCGTCGGTGATTGCCAACGCCTCGGGCATCAGAACGAAGCTGCTGGTGCCGGGCGGCACGTCGACGACGTATCTGGTCGTGCCGACCGGTTCGAGCGTGAAATCGATCGCCGACCTCAAGGGCAAGCGCATTGCGCTGCACCGCAGCCGGCCCTGGGAGTTCCCCTTCCTGCAACTGGCACAGGCCAACCGGCTCGGGCCGAACGACTTCAAGCTGGTGAACCTGAACCCGCAGGCCGGTGCGGCTGCGCTGAGCTCGGGCAGTGTCGATGCGTTCTTCACGCTGTCGGATGCGTGGCTGCTGGTCGACAAGGGCGTCGGCAAGGTCATCTGGAACTCGAAGCAGTCGCCGGAAAGCTGGCAGATGCGCGCCGAACTGTGGGGCGCCAGCGATTTCGTCGCCGCGAACCCGGAAGTGACCCAGCTGGTCGTCGATGCCTACGTGAAGGCGGCGCACTGGGCGTCGCTCGAACAGAACCGCGATGCCTACATCCGGCTGCAGGCGGCTTCGGGCCTGCCCGAGAGCGTGATCAAGCGCGATTACGACGGCGATGCGACCGCGTGGAAGCAGCGCGCCTCGCCGCTGTTCACCGACGCACTGGCCGCGCATTACCGCGACGAGGCGCGCTATGCCAAGGGCGCGAAGCTGATCGGCAAGGACGTCGACATGCCGGCGACGTTCGAGCCGCGCTTCGTCAATGCCGCGCTCAAATCGCTCGGGCTGACGCAGTTCTGGGCCGATACGAAGGTAGCCCGCCAATGA
- a CDS encoding ABC transporter substrate-binding protein: MTTSTTSSPDTLWFTRCPVPTPLGIAAHLGWLDDAFAAEPVRVRSLQQAGAEAVRHAHVDHSLANAFRQGGSIPAIWARAAGADTRVIGLSWIDESQVLLALPQAGIRDIADLRGKRIGLPLRAGERIDIFRAAALRGFASALSLADLSLADVELVDVPVTAAPADAEPLRAHFANPGSVTSRALYAAEGRALVRGEVDAIYAKGSLGLETAQLLGAQVITDIGFHPDPAIRINNGSPRPITVSAALLAERPDLVDRFLGRVLDVDGWARVNQKQVHYQLGRETGSTEPWLRLAYGDEVHERFGTGLQLEAIAALGQFKDFLLAHGFLPGDVDIAAWIDPAPLQRLAATTAQPEPKEHR, translated from the coding sequence ATGACGACTTCCACGACTTCCTCTCCCGATACGCTCTGGTTCACCCGCTGCCCGGTGCCGACGCCGCTCGGTATCGCCGCCCATCTGGGCTGGCTCGACGACGCCTTCGCCGCCGAACCGGTCCGCGTGCGCTCGCTGCAGCAGGCCGGCGCCGAGGCCGTCCGGCACGCGCATGTCGATCATTCGCTCGCCAATGCCTTCCGCCAGGGCGGCAGCATTCCGGCGATCTGGGCGCGTGCCGCCGGCGCCGACACCCGCGTGATCGGGCTGAGCTGGATCGACGAATCGCAGGTGCTGCTGGCGCTGCCGCAGGCCGGCATCCGCGACATCGCCGATCTCAGGGGCAAACGCATCGGCCTGCCGTTGCGCGCCGGCGAGCGCATCGACATTTTCCGCGCCGCGGCGCTGCGCGGTTTTGCCAGCGCGCTGTCGCTCGCCGACCTGAGCCTGGCCGATGTCGAGCTGGTCGACGTGCCGGTAACCGCCGCGCCGGCCGATGCCGAGCCGTTGCGCGCGCATTTCGCCAACCCGGGCAGCGTCACCAGCCGTGCGCTGTACGCCGCCGAGGGGCGGGCGCTGGTGCGCGGCGAGGTCGATGCGATCTACGCCAAGGGCTCGCTCGGCCTTGAAACCGCGCAGCTGCTCGGTGCGCAGGTGATCACCGATATCGGCTTCCATCCCGACCCGGCCATCCGCATCAACAACGGCTCGCCACGGCCGATCACCGTCAGCGCCGCGCTGCTGGCCGAGCGGCCCGATCTGGTCGACCGTTTCCTGGGCCGCGTGCTCGACGTCGACGGTTGGGCGCGCGTGAACCAGAAGCAGGTGCATTACCAGCTCGGCCGTGAAACCGGTTCGACCGAACCGTGGCTGCGTCTCGCTTACGGCGACGAGGTGCACGAGCGCTTCGGCACCGGCCTGCAGCTTGAGGCGATCGCCGCGCTCGGCCAGTTCAAGGATTTCCTGCTCGCACACGGCTTCTTGCCGGGTGATGTCGATATCGCGGCCTGGATCGATCCGGCGCCGCTGCAAAGGCTGGCGGCGACGACCGCCCAGCCTGAACCGAAGGAACACAGATGA